One Rosa chinensis cultivar Old Blush chromosome 3, RchiOBHm-V2, whole genome shotgun sequence DNA window includes the following coding sequences:
- the LOC112192625 gene encoding NADH--cytochrome b5 reductase 1 — protein sequence MNPMEFIESLDPQILVGASVAFVVIVVAAFLFSSKKPKGCLDPQNFKDFKLVKRTQLSHNVAKFRFELPTSTSILGLPIGQHISCRGKDGQGEEVIKPYTPTTLDSDVGYFELVIKMYPQGRMSHHFREMRVGDHLAVKGPKGRFKYEPGQGRAFGMLAGGSGITPMFQVARAILENPKDKTRVHLIYANVTYEDILLKDELDGLARTYPDRFQIYYVLNQPPEVWDGGVGFVSKEMIQTHLPAPGPDIQILRCGPPPMNKAMAAHLESLEYAPHMQFQF from the exons ATGAATCCTATGGAATTCATCGAGTCACTCGATCCTCAGATCCTTGTGGGTGCATCTGTAGCTTTtgttgtcattgtggttgcAGCTTTTCTCTTCTCCTCCAAGAAGCCCAAag GTTGCTTAGATCCCCAGAATTTCAAGGACTTCAAACTTGTCAAGCGCACACAACTGAGCCACAATGTGGCAAAGTTCAGATTTGAACTTCCGACATCGACTTCAATTTTAGGTCTTCCGATTGGACAACACATAAGTTGTAG GGGCAAGGATGGCCAAGGTGAAGAGGTTATCAAACCATATACCCCAACCACATTGGATTCTGATGTTGGATACTTTGAACTAGTGATAAAG ATGTATCCTCAAGGAAGAATGTCACACCATTTCCGTGAGATGCGTGTTGGAGATCATCTTGCTGTCAAGGGACCCAAG GGCCGTTTCAAGTATGAACCTGGCCAAGGTAGAGCTTTTGGGATGCTAGCTGGAGGCTCTGGAATCACTCCAATGTTCCAG GTTGCTAGGGCAATATTAGAAAATCCAAAAGACAAAACAAGGGTTCACCTGATCTATGCCAATGTGACCTACGAGGACATCCTCTTGAAG GATGAGTTGGATGGCCTTGCTAGAACTTACCCTGATCGCTTCCAAATCTACTACGTATTGAATCAG CCTCCTGAAGTATGGGATGGTGGTGTTGGATTTGTCTCGAAGGAAATGATTCAAACTCACTTACCAGCCCCTGGCCCTGATATTCAG ATCCTAAGATGTGGTCCACCACCCATGAACAAGGCCATGGCTGCTCATCTTGAATCACTTGAATATGCACCTCATATGCAGTTCCAGTTCTGA
- the LOC112192624 gene encoding probable lysophospholipase BODYGUARD 4, with protein sequence MFPQWLKKSATALNSALGFIVFLIFDFLDAILCVLFRYFDHLFEGRPGSCYCGRKEIELVRNVVGDEEDHQLSETLYRRKNVFREMGLVGFAKSCQNTSAGGVARWSDCGCHSCVSWLNDTHHNLHLVIMQPSSPAITEDCRIQAAENVIFLHGFLSSSSFWAETVFPNISEPVSRQYRLFAIDLLGFGLSPKPRDCLYTLKDHTEMIEKSVICPFQLTSFHLVAHSMGCLIAIALAAKHSQLVKSITLVAPPYFPSKDGDSLRVLHKLAERKLWPLTLFGSSFMSWYEHLGRCVCFVLCRNHRAWEWIVKLFTWKRDLHFMTMDLTRHTHHSAWHTMHNVICGGAKLMECYLEVIGKAGVKVSVIHGDRDQVVPVECSNNIQMTVPEAQVNIIKNADHSSVLLGREKDFTLHLEHVWAASS encoded by the exons ATGTTTCCTCAGTGGCTGAAAAAGTCGGCAACAGCTCTCAATTCTGCCTTGGGCTTCATTGTGTTCCTTATATTTGATTTTCTTGATGCCATTTTGTGTGTCCTCTTCAGATATTTTGATCACTTGTTTGAAGGGCGGCCGGGCTCTTGTTACTGTGGACGCAAGGAAATAGAGCTGGTCAGGAATGTAGTTGGTGATGAAGAAGATCACCAGCTTTCAGAGACTTTATACCGGAGGAAAAACGTTTTCAGGGAAATGGGTCTGGTTGGATTTGCAAAAAGCTGCCAGAACACAAGTGCTGGCGGAGTTGCTAGGTGGTCTGACTGTGGATGTCACTCTTGTGTTTCATGGCTGAATGATACTCATCACAACTTACATCTTGTTATTATGCAGCCTTCATCACCAG CCATCACTGAGGATTGCAGAATACAAGCAGCCGAGAATGTGATATTCCTTCACgggtttctttcttcttcctcattttGGGCAGAAACAGTGTTTCCAAACATTTCGGAACCTGTGAGTCGGCAATATAGGTTGTTTGCCATAGACCTATTGGGATTTGGTTTAAGCCCAAAGCCAAGGGACTGTTTGTATACTTTGAAGGATCACACAGAAATGATTGAGAAATCTGTCATCTGCCCCTTCCAGTTGACTTCTTTCCATTTGGTTGCACACTCCATGGGTTGTCTGATTGCAATCGCTTTAGCTGCTAAGCACTCGCAATTAGTAAAATCAATCACTCTTGTAGCACCT CCTTACTTCCCTTCTAAAGATGGAGATAGTTTAAGAGTGCTTCACAAGCTTGCTGAAAGGAAACTGTGGCCACTTACCTTGTTTGGATCATCATTTATGTCATGGTATGAGCATCTGGGCCGATGTGTCTGTTTCGTTTTATGCCGCAACCACAGGGCATGGGAGTGGATTGTAAAGTTATTCACTTGGAAAAG GGATCTTCATTTTATGACAATGGACTTGACTAGGCACACCCATCACTCAGCTTGGCACACCATGCACAATGTGATATGTGGGGGTGCAAAGTTAATGGAATGCTACTTGGAAGTTATAGGCAAAGCTGGGGTTAAAGTCTCTGTGATCCATGGAGATAGAGACCAGGTTGTCCCTGTAGAGTGCAGCAACAACATTCAGATGACAGTTCCTGAGGCACAAGTTAACATCATTAAAAATGCTGATCATTCCTCTGTACTCCTTGGCCGAGAGAAAGACTTCACTCTCCACCTAGAGCACGTTTGGGCCGCTTCCTCATAG